The following are encoded together in the Mastacembelus armatus chromosome 6, fMasArm1.2, whole genome shotgun sequence genome:
- the kif23 gene encoding kinesin-like protein KIF23 isoform X3, whose translation MMRQVKGKTPRRPPPKKPLSNQKDPVGVYCRVRPLDFEDEECCIEVISSTTIQLHAPEGFKTNRNGEYKETQYSFKKVFGVSVSQRELFEHVAKPLVDDLIHGKNGLLFTYGVTGSGKTFTMTGSPGQGGLLPRSLDMIFNSIGSFQAKRYVFKTDDKNGMDVQSEVDALLERQRRENSLSAPKTLSSRQKLDPEIADMIMQEEAFKAEGVDEDCSYSIFVSYIEIYNNYIYDLLEETQEDAIKPKWNGGGTPVRQNTEFIPPQSKILREDQNHNMYVAGCMEVEIKSAEEAFQVFWRGQKKRKVANTRLNRESSRSHSVFIIKLAQAPLDADGDNVLQDKNQVTVSQLCLVDLAGSERTGRTGAEGTRIREAGNINQSLLNLRTCIEILRENQMCGTNKMVPYRDSKITHLFKNYFDGEGRVRMVVCVNPNAGDYEETLLVMRFAEMTQEVEVARPADRPICGFTPGRRYRNQAFKEELSRKLEERGGPIDRDVPSVINHLVHSLPPLPSCELTDPHDDITLPRLIEALQNRHRVRQMMIEDYNKAANMMKSMLQELDNNLISRDNFIQEQNGKLTEKYKIIQNNKAEIERLEKKNKMQEHKIDILQKTAKIYEDDKRSLQQELETRDQRLQRELSEKRRMEQRMHGVVSDTQLKWEKECERRVNAMQLEMQNKLWVKDEKLKQLKAIVTESKTPGRPDPPLRQTKPQAKSQPQSQSQPQPQSQSQQPSREERLPTKRSASPSPLPCLVRSPHVSPMPGSLPFSAPRVEEIEMNPRPACPTPTPTPIPIPIPISVPTPTTSSSVSVANYISAWEQRAAQDSRQSYHSPSTPARTQSPAAPSASRARRRALCYARQEDVDSPSPTFDLSLTERSYRTTTPVRPLHRRSRSAGGEKWVDHKPTSSMDLGTVLQPVIPNAIQVSAPSEKALSKCDKYVLTHQEIASDGEIQTKLIKGDVIKTRGGGQAVQFTDIETLKQELATVPSRKRKSSEGAPANGDQKDGAWTDVETRCAVAVEMKAGSNMGPGYEHHGITKRRKP comes from the exons ATGATGCGACAAGT GAAGGGGAAAACCCCCCGCAGACCTCCTCCAAAAAAGCCTCTCAGTAACCAGAAAGAcccggttggg GTGTACTGCCGTGTACGCCCTCTGGATTTTGAGGATGAGGAGTGCTGCATTGAGGTGATCAGCAGCACCACCATCCAGCTGCACGCCCCCGAAGGCTTTAAAACAAACCGTAATGGAGAGTACAAAGAG ACTCAGTATTCCTTCAAAAAAGTCTTTGGGGTTTCAGTATCACAGAGGGAGCTGTTTGAGCATGTGGCCAAACCTCTTGTTGATGACCTCATCCATGGAAAAAATG GTCTACTTTTTACCTATGGGGTGACAGGGAGTGGGAAGACATTCACTATGACTGGCTCTCCAGGTCAGGGTGGACTTCTACCTCGCTCCCTTGACATGATCTTCAACAGTATAGGCTCCTTCCAGGCCAAAAGATAT GTTTTTAAAACAGATGATAAAAATGGCATGGATGTCCAGAGCGAAGTTGATGCTTTATTGGAGCGACAAAGACGAGAAAACAGCTTATCTGCTCCTAAAACATTGTCCTCTAG GCAAAAACTTGATCCCGAGATTGCTGATATGATTATGCAAGAGGAGGCTTTTAAAGCAGAGGGTGTTGATGAGGACTGCAGCTACAGCATCTTTGTCTCCTACATAGAAATCTACAACAACTACATCTATGATCTTCTGGAGGAAACTCAGGAAGATGCAATAAAACCAAA GTGGAATGGTGGAGGCACACCTGTGCGCCAGAACACTGAGTTCAT ACCACCTCAGTCTAAAATCCTCAGAGAGGATCAGAATCATAACATGTACGTGGCTGGTTGTATGGAGGTTGAAATCAAATCTGCTGAGGAGGCTTTTCAAGTATTTTGGAGAG gtcagaagaagaggaaggttGCAAACACCCGCCTGAACAGGGAGTCCAGCCGCTCTCACAGTGTGTTCATTATTAAACTGGCTCAGGCTCCTCTTGATGCAGATGGTGACAACGTACTGCAG GATAAGAACCAGGTTACTGTTAGCCAGCTGTGCCTTGTGGACTTAGCAGGAAGTGAGCGCACTGGCAGGACGGGGGCAGAAGGCACTCGTATTCGTGAAGCAG GTAATATCAATCAGTCTTTGCTTAATCTGCGGACGTGCATTGAGATACTTCGAGAGAACCAGATGTGTGGCACAAACAAG ATGGTTCCCTACAGAGACTCTAAAATAACCCATCTGTTCAAAAACTACTTTGATGGAGAGGGCAGAGTCAGAATGGTTGTTTGTGTCAATCCCAACGCCGGTGACTACGAGGAAACCTTG CTTGTGATGCGGTTTGCAGAGATGACCCAGGAGGTGGAGGTAGCTCGGCCCGCGGACAGGCCCATCTGTGGTTTCACTCCAGGCCGCCGCTACAGAAACCAGGCATTTAAAGAGGAACTGTCTCGCAAGTTGGAGGAGCGGGGCGGTCCAATAGACAGAG ATGTGCCCTCTGTTATAAACCACCTGGTGCACAGCCTCCCACCCCTACCGTCCTGTGAGCTGACTGACCCTCACGATGACATCACCCTGCCCAGGCTGATTGAAGCTCTGCAGAACAGACACAGGGTCCGACAGATGATGATCGAAGACTACAACAAAGCTG CCAACATGATGAAGTCTATGCTTCAGGAACTGGACAATAACTTAATTTCCAGAGACAACTTTATTCAAGAGCAAAATGGCAAACTGacagagaaatataaaatcATCCAGAACAACAAGGCTGAGATCGAACGcttggagaagaaaaacaagatgcAAGAACACAAG ATTGACATCTTGCAGAAAACCGCTAAAATCTACGAGGACGACAAGCGCTCACTGCAGCAGGAGCTGGAAACCAGGGACCAGAGGCTGCAAAGGGAGCTGTCTGAGAAGAGACGCATGGAGCAGCGCATGCACGGTGTGGTCTCAGATACCCAGCTAAAGTGGGAGAAAGAATGC GAGAGGCGTGTTAATGCAATGCAGCTGGAGATGCAGAACAAGCTCTGGGTGAAAGATGAGAAGCTGAAGCAGCTCAAGGCCATTGTGACGGAGAGCAAGACTCCAGGTCGCCCTGATCCTCCACTGCGGCAGACAAAGCCTCAGGCAAAGTCTCAGCCTCAGTCTCAgtctcagcctcagcctcagtctCAGTCTCAGCAGCCCTCCAGAGAGGAGCGCCTTCCCACCAAGAGATCAGCCTCACCCTCTCCGCTCCCT TGCCTTGTCAGGTCTCCCCATGTCAGCCCAATGCCAGGGTCACTGCCATTCAGCGCTCCTAGAGTTGAGGAGATTGAGATGAACCCAAGGCCTGCCTGCCCCACTCCAACACCAACACCAATCCCAATCCCAATACCAATCTCAGTCCCCACCCCTACCACCAGTAGCTCTGTTTCTGTGGCTAACTACATCTCAGCATGGGAGCAGCGGGCGGCTCAGGACAGCAGGCAGAGTTATCATTCCCCTAGTACTCCTGCAAGAACCCAATCCCCAGCAGCCCCCTCAGCTAGCCGAGCCAGGAGGAGAGCTCTGTGTTATGCTAGACAGGAAGATGTGGACTCTCCGTCCCCTACATTTGACCTAAGCCTAACTGAGAGAAGCTACAGG ACGACGACCCCCGTGCGGCCGCTACACCGTCGCTCTCGCTCTGCTGGTGGGGAGAAGTGGGTTGACCACAAGCCCACCTCCAGCATGGACTTGGGTACAGTTTTACAACCTGTCATCCCCAATGCCATCCAGGTCTCTGCACCCAGCGAGAAGGCCCTGtcaaagtgtgacaaatatgtgTTAACGCACCAGGAAATTGCCTCTGATGGTGAGATACAGACCAAACTTATTAAG gGTGACGTGATTAAaaccagaggaggaggacaagcTGTCCAATTCACTGACATTGAGACACTGAAACAGGAGCTCGCCACAGTGCCAAG CCGCAAGAGGAAATCTTCAGAAGGTGCTCCAGCCAATGGAGATCAAAAAGATGGCGCTTGGACTGATGTGGAGACGAGG TGCGCTGTAGCTGTGGAGATGAAGGCTGGATCAAATATGGGTCCTGGTTATGAACATCATGGAATCACCAA GCGCAGAAAACCCTAA
- the kif23 gene encoding kinesin-like protein KIF23 isoform X2 encodes MMRQVKGKTPRRPPPKKPLSNQKDPVGVYCRVRPLDFEDEECCIEVISSTTIQLHAPEGFKTNRNGEYKETQYSFKKVFGVSVSQRELFEHVAKPLVDDLIHGKNGLLFTYGVTGSGKTFTMTGSPGQGGLLPRSLDMIFNSIGSFQAKRYVFKTDDKNGMDVQSEVDALLERQRRENSLSAPKTLSSRQKLDPEIADMIMQEEAFKAEGVDEDCSYSIFVSYIEIYNNYIYDLLEETQEDAIKPKPPQSKILREDQNHNMYVAGCMEVEIKSAEEAFQVFWRGQKKRKVANTRLNRESSRSHSVFIIKLAQAPLDADGDNVLQDKNQVTVSQLCLVDLAGSERTGRTGAEGTRIREAGNINQSLLNLRTCIEILRENQMCGTNKMVPYRDSKITHLFKNYFDGEGRVRMVVCVNPNAGDYEETLLVMRFAEMTQEVEVARPADRPICGFTPGRRYRNQAFKEELSRKLEERGGPIDRDVPSVINHLVHSLPPLPSCELTDPHDDITLPRLIEALQNRHRVRQMMIEDYNKAANMMKSMLQELDNNLISRDNFIQEQNGKLTEKYKIIQNNKAEIERLEKKNKMQEHKIDILQKTAKIYEDDKRSLQQELETRDQRLQRELSEKRRMEQRMHGVVSDTQLKWEKECERRVNAMQLEMQNKLWVKDEKLKQLKAIVTESKTPGRPDPPLRQTKPQAKSQPQSQSQPQPQSQSQQPSREERLPTKRSASPSPLPTTTPVRPLHRRSRSAGGEKWVDHKPTSSMDLGTVLQPVIPNAIQVSAPSEKALSKCDKYVLTHQEIASDGEIQTKLIKGDVIKTRGGGQAVQFTDIETLKQELATVPSRKRKSSEGAPANGDQKDGAWTDVETRCAVAVEMKAGSNMGPGYEHHGITKRRKP; translated from the exons ATGATGCGACAAGT GAAGGGGAAAACCCCCCGCAGACCTCCTCCAAAAAAGCCTCTCAGTAACCAGAAAGAcccggttggg GTGTACTGCCGTGTACGCCCTCTGGATTTTGAGGATGAGGAGTGCTGCATTGAGGTGATCAGCAGCACCACCATCCAGCTGCACGCCCCCGAAGGCTTTAAAACAAACCGTAATGGAGAGTACAAAGAG ACTCAGTATTCCTTCAAAAAAGTCTTTGGGGTTTCAGTATCACAGAGGGAGCTGTTTGAGCATGTGGCCAAACCTCTTGTTGATGACCTCATCCATGGAAAAAATG GTCTACTTTTTACCTATGGGGTGACAGGGAGTGGGAAGACATTCACTATGACTGGCTCTCCAGGTCAGGGTGGACTTCTACCTCGCTCCCTTGACATGATCTTCAACAGTATAGGCTCCTTCCAGGCCAAAAGATAT GTTTTTAAAACAGATGATAAAAATGGCATGGATGTCCAGAGCGAAGTTGATGCTTTATTGGAGCGACAAAGACGAGAAAACAGCTTATCTGCTCCTAAAACATTGTCCTCTAG GCAAAAACTTGATCCCGAGATTGCTGATATGATTATGCAAGAGGAGGCTTTTAAAGCAGAGGGTGTTGATGAGGACTGCAGCTACAGCATCTTTGTCTCCTACATAGAAATCTACAACAACTACATCTATGATCTTCTGGAGGAAACTCAGGAAGATGCAATAAAACCAAA ACCACCTCAGTCTAAAATCCTCAGAGAGGATCAGAATCATAACATGTACGTGGCTGGTTGTATGGAGGTTGAAATCAAATCTGCTGAGGAGGCTTTTCAAGTATTTTGGAGAG gtcagaagaagaggaaggttGCAAACACCCGCCTGAACAGGGAGTCCAGCCGCTCTCACAGTGTGTTCATTATTAAACTGGCTCAGGCTCCTCTTGATGCAGATGGTGACAACGTACTGCAG GATAAGAACCAGGTTACTGTTAGCCAGCTGTGCCTTGTGGACTTAGCAGGAAGTGAGCGCACTGGCAGGACGGGGGCAGAAGGCACTCGTATTCGTGAAGCAG GTAATATCAATCAGTCTTTGCTTAATCTGCGGACGTGCATTGAGATACTTCGAGAGAACCAGATGTGTGGCACAAACAAG ATGGTTCCCTACAGAGACTCTAAAATAACCCATCTGTTCAAAAACTACTTTGATGGAGAGGGCAGAGTCAGAATGGTTGTTTGTGTCAATCCCAACGCCGGTGACTACGAGGAAACCTTG CTTGTGATGCGGTTTGCAGAGATGACCCAGGAGGTGGAGGTAGCTCGGCCCGCGGACAGGCCCATCTGTGGTTTCACTCCAGGCCGCCGCTACAGAAACCAGGCATTTAAAGAGGAACTGTCTCGCAAGTTGGAGGAGCGGGGCGGTCCAATAGACAGAG ATGTGCCCTCTGTTATAAACCACCTGGTGCACAGCCTCCCACCCCTACCGTCCTGTGAGCTGACTGACCCTCACGATGACATCACCCTGCCCAGGCTGATTGAAGCTCTGCAGAACAGACACAGGGTCCGACAGATGATGATCGAAGACTACAACAAAGCTG CCAACATGATGAAGTCTATGCTTCAGGAACTGGACAATAACTTAATTTCCAGAGACAACTTTATTCAAGAGCAAAATGGCAAACTGacagagaaatataaaatcATCCAGAACAACAAGGCTGAGATCGAACGcttggagaagaaaaacaagatgcAAGAACACAAG ATTGACATCTTGCAGAAAACCGCTAAAATCTACGAGGACGACAAGCGCTCACTGCAGCAGGAGCTGGAAACCAGGGACCAGAGGCTGCAAAGGGAGCTGTCTGAGAAGAGACGCATGGAGCAGCGCATGCACGGTGTGGTCTCAGATACCCAGCTAAAGTGGGAGAAAGAATGC GAGAGGCGTGTTAATGCAATGCAGCTGGAGATGCAGAACAAGCTCTGGGTGAAAGATGAGAAGCTGAAGCAGCTCAAGGCCATTGTGACGGAGAGCAAGACTCCAGGTCGCCCTGATCCTCCACTGCGGCAGACAAAGCCTCAGGCAAAGTCTCAGCCTCAGTCTCAgtctcagcctcagcctcagtctCAGTCTCAGCAGCCCTCCAGAGAGGAGCGCCTTCCCACCAAGAGATCAGCCTCACCCTCTCCGCTCCCT ACGACGACCCCCGTGCGGCCGCTACACCGTCGCTCTCGCTCTGCTGGTGGGGAGAAGTGGGTTGACCACAAGCCCACCTCCAGCATGGACTTGGGTACAGTTTTACAACCTGTCATCCCCAATGCCATCCAGGTCTCTGCACCCAGCGAGAAGGCCCTGtcaaagtgtgacaaatatgtgTTAACGCACCAGGAAATTGCCTCTGATGGTGAGATACAGACCAAACTTATTAAG gGTGACGTGATTAAaaccagaggaggaggacaagcTGTCCAATTCACTGACATTGAGACACTGAAACAGGAGCTCGCCACAGTGCCAAG CCGCAAGAGGAAATCTTCAGAAGGTGCTCCAGCCAATGGAGATCAAAAAGATGGCGCTTGGACTGATGTGGAGACGAGG TGCGCTGTAGCTGTGGAGATGAAGGCTGGATCAAATATGGGTCCTGGTTATGAACATCATGGAATCACCAA GCGCAGAAAACCCTAA
- the kif23 gene encoding kinesin-like protein KIF23 isoform X1, which yields MMRQVKGKTPRRPPPKKPLSNQKDPVGVYCRVRPLDFEDEECCIEVISSTTIQLHAPEGFKTNRNGEYKETQYSFKKVFGVSVSQRELFEHVAKPLVDDLIHGKNGLLFTYGVTGSGKTFTMTGSPGQGGLLPRSLDMIFNSIGSFQAKRYVFKTDDKNGMDVQSEVDALLERQRRENSLSAPKTLSSRQKLDPEIADMIMQEEAFKAEGVDEDCSYSIFVSYIEIYNNYIYDLLEETQEDAIKPKWNGGGTPVRQNTEFIPPQSKILREDQNHNMYVAGCMEVEIKSAEEAFQVFWRGQKKRKVANTRLNRESSRSHSVFIIKLAQAPLDADGDNVLQDKNQVTVSQLCLVDLAGSERTGRTGAEGTRIREAGNINQSLLNLRTCIEILRENQMCGTNKMVPYRDSKITHLFKNYFDGEGRVRMVVCVNPNAGDYEETLLVMRFAEMTQEVEVARPADRPICGFTPGRRYRNQAFKEELSRKLEERGGPIDRDVPSVINHLVHSLPPLPSCELTDPHDDITLPRLIEALQNRHRVRQMMIEDYNKAANMMKSMLQELDNNLISRDNFIQEQNGKLTEKYKIIQNNKAEIERLEKKNKMQEHKIDILQKTAKIYEDDKRSLQQELETRDQRLQRELSEKRRMEQRMHGVVSDTQLKWEKECERRVNAMQLEMQNKLWVKDEKLKQLKAIVTESKTPGRPDPPLRQTKPQAKSQPQSQSQPQPQSQSQQPSREERLPTKRSASPSPLPTTTPVRPLHRRSRSAGGEKWVDHKPTSSMDLGTVLQPVIPNAIQVSAPSEKALSKCDKYVLTHQEIASDGEIQTKLIKGDVIKTRGGGQAVQFTDIETLKQELATVPSRKRKSSEGAPANGDQKDGAWTDVETRCAVAVEMKAGSNMGPGYEHHGITKRRKP from the exons ATGATGCGACAAGT GAAGGGGAAAACCCCCCGCAGACCTCCTCCAAAAAAGCCTCTCAGTAACCAGAAAGAcccggttggg GTGTACTGCCGTGTACGCCCTCTGGATTTTGAGGATGAGGAGTGCTGCATTGAGGTGATCAGCAGCACCACCATCCAGCTGCACGCCCCCGAAGGCTTTAAAACAAACCGTAATGGAGAGTACAAAGAG ACTCAGTATTCCTTCAAAAAAGTCTTTGGGGTTTCAGTATCACAGAGGGAGCTGTTTGAGCATGTGGCCAAACCTCTTGTTGATGACCTCATCCATGGAAAAAATG GTCTACTTTTTACCTATGGGGTGACAGGGAGTGGGAAGACATTCACTATGACTGGCTCTCCAGGTCAGGGTGGACTTCTACCTCGCTCCCTTGACATGATCTTCAACAGTATAGGCTCCTTCCAGGCCAAAAGATAT GTTTTTAAAACAGATGATAAAAATGGCATGGATGTCCAGAGCGAAGTTGATGCTTTATTGGAGCGACAAAGACGAGAAAACAGCTTATCTGCTCCTAAAACATTGTCCTCTAG GCAAAAACTTGATCCCGAGATTGCTGATATGATTATGCAAGAGGAGGCTTTTAAAGCAGAGGGTGTTGATGAGGACTGCAGCTACAGCATCTTTGTCTCCTACATAGAAATCTACAACAACTACATCTATGATCTTCTGGAGGAAACTCAGGAAGATGCAATAAAACCAAA GTGGAATGGTGGAGGCACACCTGTGCGCCAGAACACTGAGTTCAT ACCACCTCAGTCTAAAATCCTCAGAGAGGATCAGAATCATAACATGTACGTGGCTGGTTGTATGGAGGTTGAAATCAAATCTGCTGAGGAGGCTTTTCAAGTATTTTGGAGAG gtcagaagaagaggaaggttGCAAACACCCGCCTGAACAGGGAGTCCAGCCGCTCTCACAGTGTGTTCATTATTAAACTGGCTCAGGCTCCTCTTGATGCAGATGGTGACAACGTACTGCAG GATAAGAACCAGGTTACTGTTAGCCAGCTGTGCCTTGTGGACTTAGCAGGAAGTGAGCGCACTGGCAGGACGGGGGCAGAAGGCACTCGTATTCGTGAAGCAG GTAATATCAATCAGTCTTTGCTTAATCTGCGGACGTGCATTGAGATACTTCGAGAGAACCAGATGTGTGGCACAAACAAG ATGGTTCCCTACAGAGACTCTAAAATAACCCATCTGTTCAAAAACTACTTTGATGGAGAGGGCAGAGTCAGAATGGTTGTTTGTGTCAATCCCAACGCCGGTGACTACGAGGAAACCTTG CTTGTGATGCGGTTTGCAGAGATGACCCAGGAGGTGGAGGTAGCTCGGCCCGCGGACAGGCCCATCTGTGGTTTCACTCCAGGCCGCCGCTACAGAAACCAGGCATTTAAAGAGGAACTGTCTCGCAAGTTGGAGGAGCGGGGCGGTCCAATAGACAGAG ATGTGCCCTCTGTTATAAACCACCTGGTGCACAGCCTCCCACCCCTACCGTCCTGTGAGCTGACTGACCCTCACGATGACATCACCCTGCCCAGGCTGATTGAAGCTCTGCAGAACAGACACAGGGTCCGACAGATGATGATCGAAGACTACAACAAAGCTG CCAACATGATGAAGTCTATGCTTCAGGAACTGGACAATAACTTAATTTCCAGAGACAACTTTATTCAAGAGCAAAATGGCAAACTGacagagaaatataaaatcATCCAGAACAACAAGGCTGAGATCGAACGcttggagaagaaaaacaagatgcAAGAACACAAG ATTGACATCTTGCAGAAAACCGCTAAAATCTACGAGGACGACAAGCGCTCACTGCAGCAGGAGCTGGAAACCAGGGACCAGAGGCTGCAAAGGGAGCTGTCTGAGAAGAGACGCATGGAGCAGCGCATGCACGGTGTGGTCTCAGATACCCAGCTAAAGTGGGAGAAAGAATGC GAGAGGCGTGTTAATGCAATGCAGCTGGAGATGCAGAACAAGCTCTGGGTGAAAGATGAGAAGCTGAAGCAGCTCAAGGCCATTGTGACGGAGAGCAAGACTCCAGGTCGCCCTGATCCTCCACTGCGGCAGACAAAGCCTCAGGCAAAGTCTCAGCCTCAGTCTCAgtctcagcctcagcctcagtctCAGTCTCAGCAGCCCTCCAGAGAGGAGCGCCTTCCCACCAAGAGATCAGCCTCACCCTCTCCGCTCCCT ACGACGACCCCCGTGCGGCCGCTACACCGTCGCTCTCGCTCTGCTGGTGGGGAGAAGTGGGTTGACCACAAGCCCACCTCCAGCATGGACTTGGGTACAGTTTTACAACCTGTCATCCCCAATGCCATCCAGGTCTCTGCACCCAGCGAGAAGGCCCTGtcaaagtgtgacaaatatgtgTTAACGCACCAGGAAATTGCCTCTGATGGTGAGATACAGACCAAACTTATTAAG gGTGACGTGATTAAaaccagaggaggaggacaagcTGTCCAATTCACTGACATTGAGACACTGAAACAGGAGCTCGCCACAGTGCCAAG CCGCAAGAGGAAATCTTCAGAAGGTGCTCCAGCCAATGGAGATCAAAAAGATGGCGCTTGGACTGATGTGGAGACGAGG TGCGCTGTAGCTGTGGAGATGAAGGCTGGATCAAATATGGGTCCTGGTTATGAACATCATGGAATCACCAA GCGCAGAAAACCCTAA